From the genome of Macadamia integrifolia cultivar HAES 741 unplaced genomic scaffold, SCU_Mint_v3 scaffold2320, whole genome shotgun sequence:
tGTCAACGCCAATTGAATCAATGTTATTTGCTGTGAATTCAAACTTTTCTTCCGATAATATGATGGGTCAAATCATTTGCTTCATTGGTTCCAATGGTGGCAAATGTAAATTAGCTACGGCTAAATTCTGTGTAGTTTTATATGGAATTAAATCCTCTCTTGGACCATGATCTCCTGCaacaatctcacaccatccattgGGTGTGGATCCCTACACCCAGAGGCGGGCTCACACTCCTTAATTGGTGTGAGATTGTGACAAGAAGGATTTGATCTTTCCCCACTAGTTTGTCAATGGGTTTACCATGCAATAGAGAGAGATGGCGTATTTGCAAAGTAGCTAATTGGTATTCGCAGCATCAGATTTCTTGGAACAGCCAAGTCCCAAGGTATTTCTTCCAATGGTTAAAAGAAGTAACTAGGAAGAGGAATCAAAGAGAGAGATGACGTATCACTTCAGCCAACCCCATCCTTAACGTGAGCATGCTAAAAAAGCTGAGAATGTAGTCCGTAAGAAACCTATATATAATACCTGCAAGGCTGCAATGCAACAACCAAGAAgtaactagagagagagagagagagagagagatggaataTCAGTTCAGCCACCCCCATCCTTTAACTCCTTATCAAGCCCAAGAAAATGAACAAATCCAGTGCTCAGGTTGTAAATTGCCTAGCGGGTCAGGTTTACTGTATGGGTGCAGTAAGTGTAGATACTTTCTCCATGAGCAATGCCGAAACAGGATGAAGCACCCATCTCACCCAAACCATCCTCTCACCCTTCTTTCCAAATCACCATACGCCAGTGGCTCATTCATTTGTAATGGGTGTGGTTTCACTGGTGAAGCATTTGTCTTAAACTGTGGCCCTTGTGAATTTGATCTTCACATTCAATGTGCTTCCTTGCCTCTCACTATACTCCATAAAGATCACCCTAAACATCCATTAACCCTCTATTTTGAATTCCCCATTGATGCATCCAAGACCTTCTCTTGTGATGTTTGTCATTCTCTCGTTGATAGGGATGGCTGGATCTACTATTGTAAAGAGTGTAACTATGGAACCCATGTTCGTTGTGCTAAATTTGACCCAGGAGAAGCTCCACAAGACAAGCCTTTGAGCCGTCAACCACCATCGTCGCCGGCGTCGGTGGCGGCGAGCCTCGGCACTGAGAAACAAATGGAGACACCTGTTCAAACAGttggcggtggtggtggcggtCTGTCaaggaaagatgaagaagatcaGAAACCATTGAAGCAAGTAGGGGAGGAGATGTTGGATACTGAACTTGAGATTTCTAGGCTTCAAATTCAATTGACTCGCCATATTGCACAAGTGATGAGTTGGGCTTGTCGTTAATTAATGACTTCATCATGTCTACACGATATATGGTTTACAATTAACGACTTCAATAGCAACAAAAATAATTATAGTGATAACCAAAAGGCTATTTACTAAGGAGACCacatttttctaaattttcctCTGAAAATTTTTAAGGCCAACTTGAGCATAAAATTTCCCTTGTATGAAATTTTTGAAGGTAAAAGATTTACACATTGCCAACTAAAATTGAAACTGCATGCAGATCGACATCACTCTCAAGACTTAGATTACTGTAGTAGTATAGCAATCCagtataaaatatattatatatccTCCTATTTCAATGTTTCCCTATAATACCCCCTCCAAAGTCCAAAATTACAATGAGCAGTGGGGGACCCTCTCCCAATTCTTAATATCTTGAGACCACCTTGTTGACTTTGATAAATACATATGCCCATCAGCCCATGCATTTGTGGAACTCAGCTCCATGTATGGTTTACGTTCACAAACATATGATAGGGTACTACATAATTAAATATACCTTCAatttaaatagtttaaaaaaaactatgtaaaataaaaaaatattataataatattttgtcACATTGTAACGACTAAAACATCATTGTAATAtgtgcacctcgactaatccagGTGAGTGAATTAACAAGGCTGTTCTAGTCACAAATTCAACAGTATTGAATTGTAAAAGCACTAGTGTCTGTCCTCTTAGATTGGTTCATTTCTCAAATAGATTCCATACGGTGACACTGGTACTACCAAACAAATACATGTCTCCATCATCATCAAAGCTTTGATGTCACGTTATCTCCTGGACCATTCGTATTGATTTCTGAATCCCAATATTTGTAGAGTTGTCTCTGTCATTCTGCATTGTGAACGTCTTGTGTGGGTTGCATTTGTATGGTtcaattcaacaaaaaaaaaaaaagcatttgtATGGTTCAAACTAGGGTTCTGGTCCTTCTCCAACTGCTTGGATGTCCAATTATTTACCTATTTCCCACCTATTTAACAGCGGAAGGACTTACATCCCAACATCTCTAGCTGCCGCTAGCGTGGGAGCCATGCTCCTAGTGTTTGAACATGTCCAATAATTTACCTCTCTATTTCACCTTGCAACTGATTACTCCATTTTCCTAATTGACTCATTCAAATATAATCATGATTTAAATTAATCCAATTGCtttaagagaatcaaagaaacaaaTTCTTGACGAGATCTAACTGAAACTTAAGATTACATATTAGTATTTGTTTTGTTCCCAGATTTTAATCCTGtacatatttttcttatattcttTAATATACATTTTGTTGAtccttagaaaagaaaaaaaaaatcataataatgatttttttttaattagtaaaTACAAGCTAAGCGTAGGGGTGAGAGAGTAATTGCCCCCTTTAATTTCTTGCACACCCCATTATCACCAAACATTGCAGGACGGCAACCACAGTCTTCTAAACAAGACTTGCTGCAATCTTCTCAGTCCTTAGAGTAAAGTATTTaaaggggaatttactatcactcccctacacttggcctatatttactaaaactcccctatcttttttttttttttctttagattcaaatatattaaagaggaaagaaaaaagatgacAAACAATTACATCTCAAAGACGACATTtttccccaccttcggcattgccatcagcagggagaaAAAGCAGAAAAAATTAGAACCAAAATCTAGGCCTAGAGTTGGCGTCATGAGCTATCTCATCCCAAATGTGCTTCGGAAGCTGAGCACTATATTCTGATGATCCTGATTTTGCCGCATCCTGAGCCAAAAAATCAGCTATACTATTAGCCTCTCTAAAATAGTGGGAAATCTTCCAGGAAACAGAAAGCAAGAAAGGCTCTAGGGAGATCCATTGTTGAGCAACAAACCAAGGAATGGACCTGGCTTGaactgccaccaccaccgccgCAGAGTCTGACTCGATCCAAAGAGACGAAACTCTCAGGTCTTTAGCCATAAGGAGACCTACAATCAAAGCTGGAAATTCTGCTACATAGTTTGATTGAATCCCAATGAAATTCTTAAAGGAACCAATCACAGCCCCAAGGTCATTACGAATAACTCCACCTGCACCAGTTCTGCCAGGGTTGCCCATAGAGCTACCAATCCATGGGGGCTTGCACCAGAATATTTCCAAAGGCTCAGGAGGATGCCTAGGATTAATGATCAAACCCAGACGCCGGCAGCACATGATATCAGAAATGTGAGGCAATCTGTCAGAGATTGTGATTTTGGAGTCTTGATAGACTCTTTTAATCTTATCAAATACATAGAAGGGAGAAAGGGATCTACTCCCATATCTCCTAGAATTCCTTTCTGTCCAAATGTTGTCAGCCATAGTGACTAACCCCATAGACCAAGGTTTTTTAAGCACCAGGATCCTGCACTTTCTGATCCACCACCGAACAAGCTGAGGCAAGTCTTCAATGTTAGGCCAAGACACCCCAAAGCAGTccaagaacattttccaaatTGCCATGACAAAATTGCAACCCACGAATAGGTGATTAAAGGACTCAGCTTGCTCATCACATAAGCAACATTTGGAGGCCAGAGGGATCCCTTTTGCTGAAACCACATCATCTGTATGGAGTTTTTTGTGCATTAGTCTCCATCCAAAAGTGGATAGCATTGGCTGCATGAGTTTCCCCCAAACCAAGGAGCTCCAAGGAACCTTGGGGTTGCGTTTTCTTATCTCCTCCCAcgcagaagaagaggagaaagaactCGAGGAGGTACAGGGCCAAGCAAATTGATCCGTCATGTTTGATAGAGGCAGCCTAATAGCCCGAGCAGCTTCAAAACATTGATGGAGGAGAGGGGAGCGAACAGGTGGTAAAACCCATTGAGACTTCCGGATGAGATCTGAAACCTTCAAAGTCGAGTTCTTCAGGAACCCATAGTCTAAACCACAAGACTCTGCAATCGATTTGTCAGCTATCCAAATGTCAGACCAAAGCCTAATATCCTGCCCATTTCCAATAATCCATCACTCTCTGGaagaaacaaaattccaaaCTTTGCGCAATCCAGGCCAAACTGATGAGGATTTAAAAGATGGATTAATATTTCCATTCTTCAAAAAGCTAGCCTTAAATAGCCTACTCATGCCTGAGTTCCCATGCTTGATGTTCCAAACTTGCTTGCACAATAAAGATTTGTTCAGGTCTCGAAGCCAACGGATTCCTAGGCCTCCTTCGTCCCTGGTTTTACAAACCTGCTCCCATTTAACTGTCACTGCTTTGGAGCTGTCCACATCACCAGACCATATAAAATTTATGCATCCACCTTTCCATCAAGCTAATTAAAGAATTTGGCCACCAATAGACAGCCATGTTATGGACTGGCATACCCATAATCACCGAACGCACCAACTGAACCCTTCCAGCCATTGAAAGGAGCTTTTCTTTCCAACCTGCCATGCGCTCCTTTACTTTGTCTAGGACAGGCAACAAAAAGCTTTTTTTCACTCttcctttgaagatctgaacccCAAGATATTTAGTAGGGACGTTGCAAACAGAGATGCCCAAGACCTCAGCAATGTCCCTAAACGAACATGCCTGATTTTCCCCATGAAAAGCTTGCTTTTATCTAGATTTATTTGCTGGCCAGAAAAATCTTGATACTTCCTCAGAAAATTATTTAGACTACGAACATACTTAATAGAtgcattcatgaaaataaatatgtcatctgcaaataaaAGGTGGACCGACAGTATCTCACCTCTAGGCGCCTGAAGGGGTTTGATTTTTCCATCACGAATGAGAGCTTGCATACCTCTGCACAGAACCTCCTCCGGTAGAATGAAGAGAATTGGAGACATGGGGTCCCCTTGCCTTAAGCCTCGCTCTACATTGAAATATCCCACAGAACCGCCATTCAAAAGAATAGAGATTTTTGAAGAACAAAGGACCTGCTGAATCTAGTTTACCCATTTATCAGAGAAGCCAAAACGTTTCAAAACTTGCAGTAAAAAATCCCAGGAGATAGTAACAAAGGCCTTCTGAACGTCAATTTTGATTCCTAATCCTCCTCCTCTGGTGGCAGAAAACATAATATTTGCTAGCTCAGAAACCAAACCAACATTCGAGTGAATCAATTTGCCTTTTTGGAATACCCCCTGTTCTTCTGAAATCAACCTCGGTAGCAAGAAAGACATTCTTGTAgctaatattttttatataactTTACAGACAAAGTTCCCCATGCACAAGGGCCGAAACTTGTCTAGCGAGATGGCTCCAGCAACTTTTGGAATCAAagctaaaaaattattatttagaCTAGGGGGCATGACGCCTGAGAGAAAGAATTCTCTGACCGCTCTAATGAAATCACCTTCCACCACCTCCCAACAATGATGAAAAAAATACCCAATGTAGCCGTCGGGGCCCGGAGAGCTATCTGGATCAAGGTCCCAAACATCCCTCTTGATTTCAACTGCACTCGGAATAGCATCAAAAGAAAGCAAGTTGACCTCATTAACTAAGCAGGAATGGAGTTAAGCAGATCCGAATGCTCAGAGACAGGCGAACTTTTATGAAAAGATTGGAAATAATCTACCCTCCTTGACGTGTATTGAATATGCTCTTGTGTATCCTCCTATTGACCTGTTGGTTTGGTGTTTCCTATGCTAAACCAATACGCTTCTCTCACCCTTCTTTTATTAACCTCTGAATTAATTATGAGATTCAGATAATGGGATAagtaaatgaatgaaaattaagTTATAATGCTTTTGTGTGGACAATTAGACAAATTCATTAATAAATACCGAAAAAAGAACTTTTATTAATAGTTGGGTTTATTGGTGAAATGCCTTTGTGggtggatttatttatttttgggttgaaCCTTTGTGGGTGATTCATGAATGCTACAATAGGACCTAAATTGATTCGGTCTttgttttgaaaatgtgttCTTATTCTCAGTTTGGTTAGATTCTGGTTTTTTTCCAATTTGTATCTTGaactgaattgaaattgaatcaaataatCATAATCTAATCCATTGACAACTTTTAGATTAATGAGATCTcttttaagaaaattaaaaaaagtttTCTATCCTATATTTCTTGTGCCAGCACCTCGGCCACTGAGAGCACTTGCTCGCGCATTGACCAAAAGTAGAACAGGTGGCCATTTGGCATCCCTTATGTCTAGGTTTACGTGTGTGTCACCACCGGCGCAGAAAACGTGTCCCTTAAATAAACATAGCAACAATTAACTCCATCCaatcttcaaccaaaaaaaaaatctccatccAATTAATCACAGTAGTGAAAAACCAAACCAGATATTGAAAATGAGAGAATTGAAGGGTAGGTTGGAAAACATAGTAATAGGGGAACATGAAAGTCATTTCAATTGAAGGATAGGTAGGAAAACAGAAACAGGGGAACATGAAAAGTCATTTCCCACCCAAACTGATTAATTTCTCTGCAGCTTATGATTAAACAAGAAACtaaaatcaatttaaatcaTAATTCCAGAATGAGAAGGACAAGAGAGAAGGAATAAAAATCAATGgaaaacttaaaattaaaaagGTACCCGGCAACGAACCAGAACTGTAATCGTCAAAAGGTTGATCAGCCAACATTTCTGCTTCTGAGCTCATCAGCAATCTCATCGGCGATGGTCAAGCAGGAAGAGATCCAACCTCTCAAAGCCATCACAACCATCTTTGCAAACCAAAGAGTCCACTTCCATAGCAGTGCCATGTTTATCCTGTTGCCAATGATTCTTCCGTAGCCACCACCGGAAATCAATATCCACTGATTAATAAGTTCTCTTTTCCAAAGTAGAAAAAACCCATCTCAGGATGAATCGATTTCAGGAGAAATTGGGAGTTACAGAGACCGAACACACAACGAACATTAGGATAgtctagtggtggtagcttcggcttgtgaaGCCGGCACTCAgggaggaggttgtgggatcGAATCCTGTCGTACgtattgtgtgagtgtgtgtgtgttttcttatttattctatacccatctgtgggttgcccagatggttagggtgaactggggattgtgtggattaggcgcacggtctTAGGTTCAATTCCCCATctatgcatctgcgatttaagtggagatcatggcgatGAATTACTATGCTGATCTTCTCGAAAATTAATCAAAATGCGCATAAACTGATCCGTATACCTtggttaaaaaacaaaaaaaaagaccgAACACAAGAGGGTCCTTGGGTATCTATCACCAAAAACAGGGGCAGCAACATTAGGATCCCGAAGTCCAACCTTTACAAAATCTTAACCGAATTAAAAGTCAAAACAGTTGGATGATTCCAGTGgatagggagagagggagagagggagagagggagagggagtgGGAGGGGTGTTTTGTAATTAACTATGTAAAACCTTCATCTACAGGTGCAATTAATATGTTTGGTAATCTTCTAAGGGAAAGTCAGAAACTTTCTGCAACTTCTCCAGGTGCAATTAATATTGCCTTCAGACttttaaagagaaaatattaatataactaaCGAAAAGTAGTGAACTAAATAAGTTGTATCTTT
Proteins encoded in this window:
- the LOC122066288 gene encoding uncharacterized protein LOC122066288, which produces MEYQFSHPHPLTPYQAQENEQIQCSGCKLPSGSGLLYGCSKCRYFLHEQCRNRMKHPSHPNHPLTLLSKSPYASGSFICNGCGFTGEAFVLNCGPCEFDLHIQCASLPLTILHKDHPKHPLTLYFEFPIDASKTFSCDVCHSLVDRDGWIYYCKECNYGTHVRCAKFDPGEAPQDKPLSRQPPSSPASVAASLGTEKQMETPVQTVGGGGGGLSRKDEEDQKPLKQVGEEMLDTELEISRLQIQLTRHIAQVMSWACR